From Virgibacillus ihumii, the proteins below share one genomic window:
- a CDS encoding ABC transporter substrate-binding protein gives MKKIMIFASILVLLWLVACNESSEEEKTSKDKNMTVREIKIEDAMGTQTIKGTPKNIVVLQWTYAEDLLALGIQPAGVTDIEGYKKFVNVDKKLANSVKDVGTRTEPNLEAISRVNPDLIIAMKSTHEKILDSLKKIAPVVTFESISSVKNQYKNMLEDFKKISKIVDKTDKAKRVISDLEEFIEDQKKRVSEAGFMDSKYIVSQAYSVQNSTVLRLFTDNSIVSQIMTRLGFENAYKPDKFNPNGFSEVTVGALQTVQDENLQFLYIVQDDDNIFKKQLKGNPVWENLGFVQSKNTHQLPGDTWPFGGILSAYELTEQFVDAMVKK, from the coding sequence ATGAAAAAAATAATGATTTTTGCAAGTATACTAGTTTTATTATGGTTAGTTGCATGTAATGAATCAAGTGAAGAGGAAAAAACTAGTAAAGATAAAAATATGACAGTTCGTGAAATTAAAATAGAAGATGCGATGGGGACCCAAACAATTAAAGGTACACCAAAAAATATTGTAGTCTTACAATGGACTTATGCGGAAGATTTATTAGCATTAGGTATTCAACCTGCTGGAGTAACTGATATAGAGGGCTATAAAAAATTTGTCAATGTGGATAAAAAGCTTGCAAATAGTGTAAAAGACGTGGGAACCCGAACGGAACCTAACCTAGAAGCCATTTCAAGAGTAAATCCAGACCTTATTATTGCAATGAAATCCACTCATGAAAAAATATTAGATAGCTTAAAGAAAATTGCCCCAGTAGTGACATTTGAATCAATTTCAAGTGTCAAAAATCAATATAAAAATATGTTGGAAGACTTTAAAAAAATTTCAAAAATTGTTGACAAAACAGACAAGGCTAAACGTGTGATTTCAGATTTAGAGGAATTTATTGAGGATCAAAAGAAACGGGTATCGGAAGCTGGATTCATGGATTCAAAATATATTGTTTCACAAGCATATTCAGTACAAAATTCGACTGTACTACGTTTGTTTACAGATAATTCAATTGTATCACAAATTATGACACGTCTTGGCTTTGAAAATGCCTACAAACCAGATAAGTTCAATCCTAATGGCTTTAGTGAAGTAACTGTTGGGGCACTCCAAACTGTTCAAGATGAAAATCTTCAATTTCTGTACATTGTGCAAGATGATGATAATATTTTCAAAAAGCAACTTAAAGGTAATCCTGTATGGGAAAATTTAGGTTTTGTACAAAGTAAAAATACACATCAACTCCCTGGTGATACATGGCCTTTCGGTGGTATTTTATCTGCATATGAACTAACCGAACAGTTTGTCGATGCAATGGTAAAAAAATAA